One window from the genome of Anopheles coluzzii chromosome X, AcolN3, whole genome shotgun sequence encodes:
- the LOC120958856 gene encoding putative mediator of RNA polymerase II transcription subunit 26 isoform X2 encodes MLSPANLDEIKERISKNEEKINVLQAINNVLKERHEIESNYKNLALKFKEMQEEEALRRAKFDEARKKQLAELQAKGEALCREKAKLQHQIEHVTWHLEGCRRRRPCLARLPENCPLKGDAPSCLPHSPEKLKIMANMKSTADHLVRGIMDLRKKIHIVQDKLEHEVARKKEMEKKLAELRKEICRHNKCMQQQQQQQQHQQHHHHQQQQQPHGHHHHHHHHHTVPVAGGGHGTTSLPPIAKNCIATK; translated from the exons ATGCTATCACCTGCCAATCTGGATGAAATCAAGGAACGCATTagcaaaaatgaagaaa AAATTAATGTTCTGCAGGCAATTAACAATGTGCTGAAAGAGCGTCACGAAATCGAGTCCAATTACAAGAATCTAGCGCTCAAGTTCAAGGAGATGCAGGAGGAGGAAGCACTCCGTCGAGCGAAG TTTGATGAGGCGCGCAAGAAACAGCTGGCAGAGCTGCAGGCGAAGGGTGAAGCGCTCTGCCGGGAAAAGGCAAAGCTGCAGCATCAGATCGAGCATGTCACCTGGCACCTGGAGGGATGTCGCCGGCGTCGCCCCTGTTTAGCCCGTCTACCCGAGAACTGCCCACTAAAGGGTGATGCGCCGAGCTGTCTGCCCCATTCGCCCGAGAAGCTTAAAATCATG GCAAACATGAAAAGCACCGCCGATCATCTGGTGCGAGGGATCATGGACCTGCGGAAGAAGATTCACATCGTGCAGGATAAGCTCGAGCACGAAGTAGCG CGTAAGAAGGAGATGGAAAAGAAACTGGCGGAGCTGCGGAAGGAGATCTGCCGCCACAACAAGtgcatgcagcagcagcagcagcagcaacagcaccagcagcatcaccatcaccagcagcagcagcagccgcacggccaccatcaccaccatcaccaccatcacacgGTGCCGGTGGCGGGAGGTGGGCACGGTACCACCTCGCTGCCGCCGATCGCGAAGAACTGCATCGCCACCAAATAG
- the LOC120958856 gene encoding putative mediator of RNA polymerase II transcription subunit 26 isoform X1 — translation MLSPANLDEIKERISKNEEKINVLQAINNVLKERHEIESNYKNLALKFKEMQEEEALRRAKVCSFDEARKKQLAELQAKGEALCREKAKLQHQIEHVTWHLEGCRRRRPCLARLPENCPLKGDAPSCLPHSPEKLKIMANMKSTADHLVRGIMDLRKKIHIVQDKLEHEVARKKEMEKKLAELRKEICRHNKCMQQQQQQQQHQQHHHHQQQQQPHGHHHHHHHHHTVPVAGGGHGTTSLPPIAKNCIATK, via the exons ATGCTATCACCTGCCAATCTGGATGAAATCAAGGAACGCATTagcaaaaatgaagaaa AAATTAATGTTCTGCAGGCAATTAACAATGTGCTGAAAGAGCGTCACGAAATCGAGTCCAATTACAAGAATCTAGCGCTCAAGTTCAAGGAGATGCAGGAGGAGGAAGCACTCCGTCGAGCGAAGGTATGTAGT TTTGATGAGGCGCGCAAGAAACAGCTGGCAGAGCTGCAGGCGAAGGGTGAAGCGCTCTGCCGGGAAAAGGCAAAGCTGCAGCATCAGATCGAGCATGTCACCTGGCACCTGGAGGGATGTCGCCGGCGTCGCCCCTGTTTAGCCCGTCTACCCGAGAACTGCCCACTAAAGGGTGATGCGCCGAGCTGTCTGCCCCATTCGCCCGAGAAGCTTAAAATCATG GCAAACATGAAAAGCACCGCCGATCATCTGGTGCGAGGGATCATGGACCTGCGGAAGAAGATTCACATCGTGCAGGATAAGCTCGAGCACGAAGTAGCG CGTAAGAAGGAGATGGAAAAGAAACTGGCGGAGCTGCGGAAGGAGATCTGCCGCCACAACAAGtgcatgcagcagcagcagcagcagcaacagcaccagcagcatcaccatcaccagcagcagcagcagccgcacggccaccatcaccaccatcaccaccatcacacgGTGCCGGTGGCGGGAGGTGGGCACGGTACCACCTCGCTGCCGCCGATCGCGAAGAACTGCATCGCCACCAAATAG
- the LOC120956445 gene encoding 26S proteasome non-ATPase regulatory subunit 10-like, whose amino-acid sequence MSSKSTFFYELARKSENEIQATLMRCPSHITERDESERLLIHWAALVGQERLVESILERHPDQLNAEDDAGLTPLILATLGRHPAIVTMLTFRGANVHQRSRRGHSALQYACSKNQPAIARHLVQLGANVDVVDYLNETPLHRATAIGSTELIGLLIEAGASPNIPNSEGNTPLHMACEEDKQECALELVRGGANLELQNRYEKTPLDLASRSLRQVLSASVASRRQAG is encoded by the exons ATGAGCAGCAAGAGCACGTTTTTCTACGAGCTGGCCCGGAAGTCGGAGAACGAAATACAGGCGACGCTGATGCGCTGCCCGAGCCACATTACCGAGCGGGACGAG agCGAACGGCTGCTCATCCACTGGGCGGCACTCGTCGGCCAGGAGCGGCTCGTCGAGTCCATCCTCGAGCGGCACCCGGACCAGCTGAACGCGGAGGACGATGCCGGGCTGACGCCGCTAATACTGGCCACGCTCGGTCGCCATCCGGCCATCGTCACCATGCTGACGTTTCGCGGCGCCAACGTGCACCAGCGCAGCAGGCGGGGCCATTCGGCGCTGCAGTACGCCTGCTCGAAGAACCAGCCCGCCATCGCACGGCACCTGGTGCAGCTCGGCGCGAACGTGGACGTGGTGGACTACCTGAACGAGACGCCGCTGCACCGGGCCACCGCCATCGGGTCGACCGAGCTGATTGGGCTGCTGATCGAGGCGGGCGCCAGCCCGAACATACCGAACAGCGAGGGCAACACGCCCCTGCACATGGCCTGCGAGGAGGACAAGCAGGAGTGTGCGCTCGAGCTGGTGCGGGGCGGCGCCAACCTGGAGCTGCAGAACCGGTACGAAAAGACGCCGCTCGACCTGGCGTCCCGCTCGCTGCGCCAGGTGCTGTCCGCGTCGGTCGCAAGCAGGCGCCAGGCGGGTTAG